The window AAGTCGGCGAAGGTCGTGGCTATTTAAAGACCTTCCCCAAGAACGAAGAGCTCACCAAATACGACGTCGTCTTCCTCGGCGATGTCGGCCTCGCCAAAGACCAGCTCACAGCCGAAAACTGCATCGCCCTGCAAAAACTCGTGCGCGACCAGGCCTGCGGCCTCGTCTTCATGCCAGGCTTCCACGGCTTCCAGTCCACGCTGCAGGAGACTCCCCTCGCCGATCTCCTCCCTGTGATCTGGGATGCCGCCCAGCCACGTGGCTGGGGCTCCTCCGCACCCGGAAAATTCGCCCTCACCGAGGCCGGCACGCACAGCCTGCTCACCAAGCTCGAAGACAGCGATGAAGCCAGCGCCCGCGTCTGGAGCACTCTTCCCGGTTTTCAATGGTACGCCCCTGCGCTGCGCGCCAAGGCCGGCACCGAGATCCTCGCCACCCACGGCACCGAGTCCAATCAGTTTGGCCGCGTCCCACTCATCGTCACCAAGACCTACGGCGCGGGCAAAATCCTCTTCATGGGCACCGACGGCGCCTGGCGCTGGCGCAAAGGCGTCGAGGACAAATACCACTACCGCTTCTGGGGCCAGGTCGTGCGCTGGATGGCCTATCAGCGGAACATGAGCAGCGGCGACAAAATGCGCCTCTTCTATTCCCCCGACCGTCCTCGCACAGGCGATGTATTGACTCTCAACGCCAACGTCATGAGCCTCACCGGCGAGCCACTGCGGGACGGCGCCGTCATCGCCCAGATCGCCGCTCCCAGTGGCAAAGTCAGCAGCATCCGCCTCATGCCCGCAGGCGCGGAGGCCTGGGGTCTCTTCACCGGCACCTTCAGCCCTGTGGAGCCCGGAGAGCACCGCGTCCAGCTCAGCTGTGCCGAGGCAGGCACCTCTCTAGAAACCAAGATCTCCATCCAGGGCACCAGCCGTGAAAAACGCGGCCAGCCCGCGCGGCTCGATGTCATGCGCGAGATCGCCCGCTTCACCCGTGGCGAGGTTCTCGATGCCTCCTCCCCCTCCGCCATCGTCGCAGCCGTCTCCGCCATGCCTGAGCCCGCCCAGCAGGAGCGCCGCCTCCAGATCTGGTCCCACCCCGCCTGGGCCGGCCTCATCGTCCTCCTCCTCGGCATCTTCTGGGTCGGAAGAAAGGCCGCCGGGGCGTTCTGATCCCCTCCAAATCCCGGCTTGTCACTCAGCCCGCCGATGAATAGACTTCGCACATGACATTGGAACTTCCGGACATCAGCGCCATCCAGCGTTTTACTGCCGAAGATCTTCGGCTGGAGCTGGCTTGTGCCCTGTATGCCCGGGGCCGTGTCAGCGCCGTCTCTGGAGCAGATTTGTCAGGTCTGGACCTGATCACTTTTCAGCAGGCCCTGCAGGAAAGAAACATTCCCCGGCAGTACTCGGTGGAAGACCTTGATGATGATCTAGCGGCTCTGGACAAGCTGTTCCCGGCATGATCGTTGTCGCGGACACTTCCGTGATTCTCAATCTCTGCTGCGTTCAGCAGGCCCATCTGCTTCCTGCCTTGTTTCATGAAGTATGGGTCCCTGATCAAGTGCGGCTTGAGTTTGAACGCCTCAGCTTTCATCAGCCGCGTTTCCACGGCCTGCTAATGCCAGACTGGATTCTCATTCAGCCAGCAGCCCCGGTTTCAGCAGAGCTGGCGTCCATGCCTAATTTACATGCTGGCGAAACAGCTGCTCTGGCACTCGCGCTTAGCGGGCATGCCGATGCCGTGCTGATGGATGAAGCCGCTGGCAGGCGTGCCGCTCAACTCCTCGGTGTCCCAGCGATTGGAGTTCTTGGAGTGTTGCTGCAAGCTCGCAAAATGGGACTGATTTCTGCCATCAAGCCTGTGCTTCAAAGGCTGGCCGTTGAAGCGGGCTTCTGGTTGTCCCCCGCTCTGGTGGATTCAGCCTTAAGAAAGTGCGGCGAAACATGACGCCCAAAGTGTTTTAAACACCAATCAAAAGCTCGTCAGCCACGTTTCATCAGGATAACATTAGCTCATTATGAAAACAGCCCTGCCGGCCATCCTCGAAGCCAAGCTCGCGGATTTTCGCAAGCGCGTCTGGGTCGTGAAGCTCACCGAGGGCCTCCTCGCTGCGGCCTTCGGCATCGTGTTTTCCTACATCGTCGTCTTCGTGCTGGATCGCTTCATGGAGACGCCCGCCTGGCTGCGCGCCACGCTCCTCATCTCCGGTGCCTCCGTGCTCGGCCTCGGCCTGCCGCTCAAATGGCACCGCTGGGTCTGGCGTCAGCGCCGCCTTGAGGACGCCGCACGCCTTCTCCGTCGTACCTTTCCCCGCCTGGGCGATCAGCTTCTCGGCATCGTCGAGCTCGCCCACATGGAGGCCGGCACCGCTGGCCGCAGCGAGCGCCTCGTCCAGGCCGCCATGGATCAGGCCGCAGAGGCCGTGAAGGACAAGGACTTCTCCCACGCCGTGCCCGGCGCCAGGCACGTCCAATGGGGTTGGGCCGCAGCAGCCGTGGCGGCGCTCGCCGCTGCCGCTCTCGCTTTCGTACCAGACGCCTCTTGGAATGCCCTCGCTCGCTGGGCCACCCCCTGGCGCGATGTCGAGCGCTACACCTTCGCCCGCATCGACGCGCTGCCAGACCGGCTCGTTGTCCCCTATGCAGAGCCCTTTGATCTCAAGGTCCATCTCAGCAAAGACACACGCTGGTCCCCGGCAGCCGCACAGGCACGCATCGGTGCACAGCCCGTCATCGTCAGCATCCTCGCCCAGAGCACTTACCCGCTGGCTTTCCCGCCGCAAAAGGATGACGCCGCCTTGTCCCTCTCTCTCGGAGACGTTCGCAAAACCGTCAGCGTCCAGCCTCGCACCCGCCCTGAACTCACCGCCCTCTCCATCCGCACCCGATTGCCGGAATACCTGAAGTACAAGACCGAGCCCACGGTCGAAGTACGCGGCGGCTCCGTCAGCGTGCTCAAAGGCGCACAGGCATCACTCGAAGCCACCGCCTCTCGCGACCTCGCGTCCGCTCAGGTGGATGGCGAAGCCGAAAAAGTCTCCGGTGCCAAAGTCACCACGCCCTTTCACCCCGTCACTGCAGACACGGAAAAGCACGTCATGTGGCAGGATCGCGATGGCCTCAAACCCCGTGAGCCCCTTGTCCTGAAAATCAACGCCATCGCAGACGAAGCCCCGCGTCTCGCCGCCCGGCGTGAGACCCAGGAGCAGGTCGTGCTCGACTCCGAAGTCGTCGGCTTCGATCTCGATGTGCAGGACGACTTCGGCATCCAGCGCACTGGCCTCGAATGGCGCAGCGTCAACGACGACAAAACCAAGGGCGACAAAATCGCCGCCGCTGGCGAGCCCGAAAAGAAAACCCTCTCCGCCAAGGCCACCTTTTGCGCCAGCCGCGATGGCGTTGCTCCGCAGTCCATCGAGATCCGCGCCTGGGCCGAAGATTACCTGCCCGGCCGCAAGCGCGCCTACTCCAGCGCCTTCCTCCTTCACGTGCTCAACAAAACCGACCACGCCCTCTGGCTCACCGAGCAGTTTGGCAAATGGCTCGAAGCCGCACGCGAAAGCTACGAGCGCGAGCAGCAGCTCCACGCCACCAACAAAGAGCTGCGCGCCCTCAGCGCCGCAGAGCTCGACCGCCCTGAGAACCGCCGCAAGATCGCCCAGCAGGCCAGCGCCGAAAACGCTAATGCATCCCGTCTTGGCATGCTCAATCAAAGCGGTCGCAGCCTCGTCGAGCAGGCCACTCGCAATGACGA is drawn from Prosthecobacter vanneervenii and contains these coding sequences:
- a CDS encoding UPF0175 family protein — translated: MTLELPDISAIQRFTAEDLRLELACALYARGRVSAVSGADLSGLDLITFQQALQERNIPRQYSVEDLDDDLAALDKLFPA
- a CDS encoding DUF3368 domain-containing protein → MIVVADTSVILNLCCVQQAHLLPALFHEVWVPDQVRLEFERLSFHQPRFHGLLMPDWILIQPAAPVSAELASMPNLHAGETAALALALSGHADAVLMDEAAGRRAAQLLGVPAIGVLGVLLQARKMGLISAIKPVLQRLAVEAGFWLSPALVDSALRKCGET